In Scleropages formosus chromosome 10, fSclFor1.1, whole genome shotgun sequence, a single genomic region encodes these proteins:
- the LOC108942036 gene encoding transcription regulator protein BACH1-like, whose amino-acid sequence MSNTLSLEVPRTSVFTFQSSVHSSHVLCRLDEQRQNDFLCDVTLIVEGRSFRAHRVVLAACSDYFQARVGSHAGQGMVITLPDEVTVKGFEPLLQFAYTAKLLFTKENILEIHSCATILGFHNLDKACFEFLVPKFFDKSKGIQGLRRKACCRQRLAQADFSINLSKDNGEQGCTGTETQLPLMNLRSKEAAFPGSELTSCPPESQSRDSAETDGQMDCAPPGPSRCALLAACGKQGLCLESCDPQMTFPSEALTSEDFCPPCLPCVVENQEEVTGSTSCGITPRISDVCLAGVDVTPGCLPRVTLLPESPSSVAFGATLEMDCSQPCQPTAAGNDCCPAGPFGDLEAAVAAVGVSSALGHNGNKETADISPSSNSALARVVQGKDEPERSIVEREVAEHLAKGFWPDLCPSQAPEPLLLDPAAQAGLEKASDFHWLKQLDLTSSTGDCPFLRDLGGEETRLPDSEPVSQPEKSPYVSSVNSGEDSDCDTEGDSESYTAERAHEVQLPFPVEKISSLSRNDFQQLLKVQPLTREQLDFVHDVRRRSKNRMAAQRCRKRKLDCIHNLECEIDKLNNEKEKLLQEQEELRLSMEQAMRNLSSLCQKVCDEAALPPEQLQALVKCSPLDCITFTSSDGCARDSCSPEGTGTAESSAAPQHLPPSTDPISRTASTPVAETCDPISIINICLDSSSTCVTGDSYTHSTFSSV is encoded by the exons ATGTCCAACACCCTGTCTCTGGAGGTCCCACGGACTTCTGTTTTCACATTCCAGTCCTCGGTGCACAGCTCACACGTGCTTTGCCGCCTAGACGAGCAGAGGCAGAATGATTTCTTATGCGATGTGACGCTGATTGTTGAGGGCCGCAGCTTCCGGGCCCATCGGGTCGTCTTGGCTGCATGCAGTGACTACTTCCAGGCTCGCGTGGGCAGCCACGCCGGACAGGGCATGGTCATCACCCTTCCGGATGAG gtTACAGTAAAAGGCTTTGAACCATTGCTGCAGTTTGCATATACTGCCAAACTCCTCTTCACTAAAGAAAATATTCTTGAAATCCACAGTTGTGCAACCATTTTAGGGTTTCACAACCTGGACAAGGCTTGCTTCGAGTTCCTCGTTCCAAAGTTTTTTGACAAAAGCAAAGGCATACAAGGATTGCGGAGAAAGGCATGCTGTAGGCAGAGACTTGCACAGGCGGACTTCAGCATTAACTTAAGTAAGGATAACGGAGAGCAAGGTTGCACAGGCACAGAAACCCAGCTCCCGCTCATGAACCTGAGGAGCAAGGAGGCAGCTTTCCCAGGCTCCGAATTAACTTCATGCCCTCCAGAGAGCCAGAGCAGAGACAGTGCTGAGACAGATGGCCAAATGGACTGCGCGCCGCCAGGCCCGAGTCGCTGTGCTTTGCTGGCAGCCTGCGGGAAGCAGGGGTTGTGTCTGGAGAGCTGTGACCCTCAGATGACATTCCCCTCTGAGGCTCTGACCAGTGAAGACTTTTGCCCCCCTTGTTTACCCTGCGTAGTGGAGAATCAGGAAGAAGTAACTGGGAGTACCAGCTGTGGGATCACACCCAGAATAAGTGATGTTTGTTTGGCTGGGGTTGATGTaacccctgggtgcctccctcgTGTGACACTGCTTCCAGAAAGCCCCAGCTCTGTTGCCTTTGGGGCAACCCTGGAAATGGACTGCAGCCAACCCTGTCAGCCTACAGCAGCTGGGAATGACTGCTGTCCAGCTGGCCCTTTTGGAGATCTTGAAGCTGCTGTAGCAGCGGTGGGAGTAAGCAGCGCCTTGGGACACAATGGGAACAAAGAGACAGCAGATATCAGCCCCTCGTCCAACTCGGCTCTCGCCAGGGTGGTTCAAGGCAAGGATGAGCCTGAACGGAGTATTGTTGAGCGGGAGGTGGCTGAGCACCTGGCCAAGGGATTCTGGCCTGACCTGTGTCCCTCACAGGCCCCGGAGCCCTTGCTACTGGATCCAGCAGCCCAGGCTGGCCTAGAAAAGGCTTCAGACTTCCACTGGCTGAAGCAGCTGGACCTGACCTCCAGCACAGGGGACTGTCCCTTCCTTCGGGACCTGGGAGGAGAGGAGACACGCCTCCCTGATAGTGAGCCGGTGTCACAGCCAGAAAAGAGCCCATACGTCTCCTCTGTCAACTCAGGGGAAGATTCTGACTGTGACACAGAGGGGGACAGTGAGTCATACACTGCCGAGAGGGCACATGAG GTTCAACTGCCTTTCCCAGTGGAGAAGATCTCATCCCTGAGCCGCAATGACTTCCAGCAGCTGCTCAAGGTCCAGCCGCTGACTCGAGAGCAGCTGGACTTTGTACACGATGTGCGGCGCCGCAGCAAGAACCGTATGGCTGCACAGCGCTGCCGGAAGCGCAAGCTGGATTGCATCCACAACCTGGAGTGTGAGATTGACAAGCTG AATAATGAGAAGGAGAAGCTGCTGCAGGAACAGGAGGAGCTGCGTCTCAGCATGGAGCAAGCGATGCGCAATCTATCCAGTCTGTGCCAGAAGGTGTGCGATGAAGCAGCACTACCGCCTGAGCAGCTACAGGCCCTGGTGAAGTGTTCTCCTCTGGACTGTATCACGTTTACTTCCTCTGATGGCTGTGCCCGGGACTCCTGCAGCCCAGAGGGCACAGGTACAGCTGAAAGCAGTGCAGCCCCCCAGCATCTCCCCCCATCAACTGATCCCATCTCCAGGACAGCCAGCACCCCAGTTGCGGAGACGTGTGACCCCATCTCCATCATAAACATCTGCCTAGACAGCAGCAGTACATGCGTGACGGGTGACTCTTATACCCACTCCACTTTTTCCTCAGTTTAA